A single Hippocampus zosterae strain Florida chromosome 17, ASM2543408v3, whole genome shotgun sequence DNA region contains:
- the plcd3a gene encoding 1-phosphatidylinositol 4,5-bisphosphate phosphodiesterase delta-3-A, giving the protein MCACFRAHITWRHRGSAPGRDWKEPSLSPYPVPPPPFIPRVLFGPERVHGGTWPQAASCFQPRQAGRKRLSAIMLASSSKSPVTSARESRAKVPEKTADPIRRLGLLDNEDVRVMMRGSNMVKVRSPRWQKSRTLRLLDDGLTVWCESSKSSRKAKARQTFAVTEVECVREGCQSEALRRISGSVPDTHCFTVVFRGARKSLDLLCPCEDEAQRWVRGLRTVKERVANMTQKEKLDHWIRGYLRRADQNQDGKMSYDEVRRLLQMINIDLSEQYARSLFKRCDRSGDSRLDHNEIEEFCRELLRRPELDAVFRHYSSNGCVLSTAELRDFLGDQGEDASLAHAQTLIGTFELNDWAQRNLFMTQNGFTMYMLSRENDVLNPEHARVYQDMSRPLAHYFISTSHNTYLTKDQVTSASSTEPYIRALIQGCRCVELDCWDGDKGEPVIYHGHTLTSKVPFKEVIVTIAQYAFKASPYPLILSLENHCSVEQQVVMAKHLHAILGNKLLNKPLSDHPLDDLPSPEELKGRILVKGKKQIPQLGQLGKNGSYSSFSSSSEDEQTGGNKSTPRKDPAKVCSKLSVELSELVVYCRSVPFCGFTNVGEKPPEEMSSFSENDALRLIKDSGKLFVKHNSRQLSRIYPSGQRLQSSNYNPQEMWNAGCQMVALNFQTPGEQMDLNQGRFLPNGRCGYVLKPGFLCSGESDFNPENTGGGPGHIPTQLTIRVISAQQLPKINTDKASSIVDPQVWVEIHGVAIDNTRDKTHRIDNNGFNPRWDCTLSFQLQVPELALVRFVVEDHDHTAKNDFVGQFTIPFTSLRTGYRHVHLLKADGSRLAPATLFIHVKVSRKGIPIKHVCESTPSPKRKV; this is encoded by the exons ATGTGCGCCTGCTTTAGGGCTCATATTACGTGGAGGCACAGGGGCTCTGCACCGGGGAGGGACTGGAAGGagccctccctctctccctatcccgtcccccccccccctttcattcCTCGGGTGCTTTTTGGGCCAGAGCGAGTCCACGGAGGCACCTGGCCACAAGCAGCAAGTTGCTTCCAACCCAGGCAGGCAGGACGCAAGCGTCTCTCAGCCATCATGTTGGCCAGCAGCAGCAAGTCACCGGTTACCTCTGCCAGGGAGTCCAGAGCCAAAGTGCCCGAGAAGACCGCGGATCCCATTCGGAGGCTTG GTCTGCTGGACAACGAGGATGTGCGTGTGATGATGCGAGGCTCCAACATGGTGAAAGTTCGCTCTCCGAGATGGCAGAAGAGCCGAACCCTGCGCCTGCTGGACGACGGACTCACCGTGTGGTGCGAGTCGTCCAAGAGTTCCCGCAAGGCCAAAGCCCGTCAGACGT TTGCGGTGACCGAAGTGGAGTGTGTGCGCGAGGGTTGCCAGTCGGAGGCGCTGCGCCGGATTTCGGGCTCCGTGCCGGACACCCACTGCTTCACGGTGGTCTTCCGGGGGGCCCGCAAGAGCCTGGACCTGCTGTGCCCGTGCGAGGACGAGGCGCAGCGCTGGGTGCGAGGCCTGCGCACCGTGAAGGAGCGCGTTGCCAACATGACACAAAAGGAGAAACTGGACCA TTGGATCCGCGGCTACCTGCGGCGAGCGGATCAGAACCAGGATGGCAAGATGAGTTACGACGAAGTCCGCCGGCTGCTGCAGATGATCAACATTGACCTGAGTGAGCAGTACGCTCGCTCCTTGTTCAAG AGGTGCGACCGGTCCGGGGACAGCCGTTTGGACCACAACGAGATCGAGGAGTTCTGCCGGGAGCTGCTGCGCCGGCCCGAGCTGGACGCCGTCTTTCGCCACTACTCCAGCAACGGCTGTGTGCTCTCCACCGCCGAGCTGCGAGACTTCTTGGGAGACCAGGGAGAGGATGCCAGCCTGGCCCATGCACAGACCCTCATCGGCACCTTTGAGCTCAACGACTGGG CACAAAGGAACCTGTTCATGACACAGAACGGCTTCACAATGTACATGCTGTCACGGGAGAACGATGTGTTGAACCCAGAGCACGCCCGCGTCTACCAAGACATGAGCCGCCCCTTGGCCCATTACTTCATCTCCACCTCGCACAACACCTACCTCACCAAGGACCAAGTGACCAGCGCAAGCAGCACCGAGCCCTATATCAG GGCTTTAATTCAAGGCTGCCGCTGCGTGGAGCTGGACTGCTGGGATGGAGATAAAGGCGAGCCCGTCATCTACCACGGTCATACGCTGACTTCCAAAGTGCCCTTCAAAGAAGTCATTGTCACCATCGCGCAGTATGCCTTCAAG GCGTCTCCATACCCGTTAATCTTGTCCCTGGAGAACCATTGCTCGGTGGAGCAGCAAGTGGTTATGGCCAAACACCTCCACGCCATCCTGGGCAACAAGCTGCTGAACAAGCCCCTCAGTGACCATCCGCTCGATGACCTGCCCTCACCTGAA GAGCTGAAGGGACGTATACTGGTGAAAGGGAAGAAGCAAATCCCTCAGCTGGGTCAGCTGGGCAAGAACGGAAGCTACAGCAGTTTCTCCTCAAGCTCCGAGGATGAGCAGACAGGCGGAAACAAGAGCACGCCCAGGAAGGACCCGGCCAAG GTGTGTTCCAAACTGAGCGTGGAGCTGTCAGAGTTGGTGGTGTACTGCCGCAGCGTCCCCTTCTGCGGTTTCACAAACGTGGGTGAAAAGCCGCCGGAGGAAATGTCCTCCTTCTCCGAGAACGACGCCCTCAGGCTCATCAAAGACTCGG GGAAGCTTTTTGTGAAACACAACAGCAGACAGCTGAGCCGGATCTACCCGTCCGGACAGCGGCTCCAGTCGTCCAACTACAATCCCCAGGAAATGTGGAACGCTGGCTGCCAGATGG TGGCTCTCAACTTCCAGACCCCCGGTGAGCAGATGGACCTGAACCAGGGCCGTTTTCTTCCCAATGGCCGTTGTGGCTACGTCCTGAAGCCCGGCTTCCTGTGCAGCGGCGAGTCTGATTTCAACCCGGAGAACACCGGTGGGGGTCCTGGTCACATCCCCACCCAGCTGACTATACGA GTGATATCAGCACAGCAACTTCCCAAAATCAACACAGACAAGGCCAGCTCCATTGTGGACCCGCAGGTGTGGGTGGAGATTCATGGCGTGGCCATCGACAACACCAGAGACAAAACCCACCGCATTGACAACAATG GCTTCAACCCACGATGGGACTGCACACTCAGCTTTCAGTTGCAGGTGCCCGAGCTGGCACTGGTGCGCTTCGTCGTCGAGGACCATGATCACACGGCCAAAAACGACTTTGTGGGACAGTTTACTATACCCTTCACCAGCTTGCGTACAG GTTACCGACATGTCCACCTACTGAAGGCCGACGGGTCCCGGCTGGCCCCCGCCACGCTCTTCATCCACGTGAAAGTGTCCCGCAAAGGCATTCCCATTAAACACGTGTGTGAAAGTACGCCTTCACCCAAGAGAAAAGTGTAA
- the hexim1 gene encoding protein HEXIM1: MTEPVERIDHLKSSGSPSGGSSGGGSKHLPASNPAAPPHNGERGRQKSGKHHQDDNTNKLRGECPGNESPNAGDAPPSTGVLQVDSDTGLVVDARLGRKRHRRRAAKKKRHWKPYYKLSWEERRALDERETARASRLREEMFAKGLPVAPYNTTQFLMDEHDREEPDLNTEARRPDDTGSEEDLFEHDDEDDDDGSGGGGGGGGGSSDGIGRPGNAGGEFLQRDFSETYEMYHVESLQNMTKQELVREYLELEKCMSRLEEENNRLRRAAVEPGGGGGGGMSVEEPLARLRELERELERLKAQNTELLLRSQPVNDN, from the coding sequence ATGACAGAACCAGTGGAGCGGATCGACCACCTGAAAAGTTCGGGCAGCCCATCAGGTGGGAGCAGCGGCGGTGGCTCCAAGCATCTCCCAGCCAGCAACCCTGCTGCACCGCCGCATAACGGCGAGAGAGGGCGCCAGAAGAGCGGCAAACACCACCAGGATGACAACACCAACAAGTTGAGGGGGGAGTGTCCCGGAAACGAGTCCCCCAACGCCGGGGACGCACCGCCGTCCACCGGGGTACTCCAAGTTGACTCGGACACCGGCCTCGTAGTGGACGCACGCCTGGGAAGGAAACGGCACCGGCGCCGTGCCGCCAAAAAGAAGCGCCACTGGAAGCCCTACTACAAACTTTCGTGGGAGGAGCGGAGGGCGCTGGACGAGCGAGAGACCGCCCGGGCGTCCCGCCTGCGCGAGGAGATGTTCGCAAAGGGGCTCCCGGTGGCTCCGTACAACACAACCCAATTCCTCATGGACGAGCACGACCGCGAGGAGCCGGATCTCAACACAGAGGCGCGGCGGCCGGACGACACTGGAAGCGAGGAGGACCTTTTCGAGCACGACGACGAGGACGATGACGACGGGAGcggaggcggcggaggaggaggcgggggaagCAGCGACGGCATCGGGAGGCCTGGCAACGCCGGCGGGGAGTTTCTCCAGCGGGACTTTTCCGAGACCTACGAGATGTACCACGTCGAGAGCCTGCAGAACATGACCAAGCAGGAGCTGGTGAGAGAGTACCTGGAGCTGGAGAAGTGCATGTCCCGCCTGGAGGAGGAGAACAACCGGCTGAGGCGCGCTGCCGTAGAGCCCGGAGGCGGCGGGGGAGGCGGCATGAGCGTGGAGGAGCCCTTGGCGCGCCTCCGGGAACTGGAGCGGGAGCTTGAAAGACTGAAGGCCCAAAATACAGAGCTCCTGCTCCGGAGCCAACCCGTCAATGACAATTAG